Genomic window (Aethina tumida isolate Nest 87 chromosome 4, icAetTumi1.1, whole genome shotgun sequence):
tctctgaaaactaaaattaataatttcttcagttccaattatgaaaatatttcatcagcaaattattaagaaaatagatATACAAAGAAAACTGTAGTCTAttgttataaagaaaaataaatgtagctgtagttttttgaaaatttgtctgaaaactaaaattaataaattcttcagctccaattatgaaaatattccaTAAGGAAATTATTGAGAAAAGAGATATACAAAGAAAACTGTAGTCTATTgacataaagaaaaataactatagctgtaattttttgaaaatttgtctgaaaactaaaattaataatttcctcAGCtccaattatgaaaatatttcataagcaAATTATTGAGAAAAGATATatacaaagaaaattataatctgttgatatatagaaaaataactgTAGCTgtagttttttgaaaatttgtctgaaaactaaaattaataatttcttcagCTCcgattatgaaaatatttcataagcaATTATTGAGAAAAGAGATGTACAAAGAAAACTGTAGTCTATTgacataaagaaaaataactgTAGTTgtagttttttgaaaatttttctgaaaactaaaattgataatttcttcagttccaattatgaaaatatgtcgTCATAAGCAAATTATTGAGAAAAGAGATATACAAAGAAAACTGTAGTCTATtgacaaaaagaaaaataactatagctgtagttttttgaaaatttgtctaaaaactaaaattaataatttcttcagctccaattatgaaaatatttaataagcaaATTATTGAGAAAAGAGATATAcaaagaaaattgtaatttgttgatataaagaaaaataactgTAGCTgtagttttttgaaaatttgtctgaaaactaaaattaataacttcttCAGTTCcagttatgaaaatatttcataaacaaattaatgagaAAAGAGATATACAAAGAAAACTGTAGTCTATcgatataaagaaaaataattgtagctgaagttttttgaaaatttgtctgaaaattaaaattaataatttcttcagctccaattatgaatatatttaataagcaaATTATTGAGAAAAGAGATATACAAAGAAAACTGTAGTCTATcgatataaagaaaaataactgTAGCTGtggttttttgaaaatttgtctgaaaactaaaattaataatttcttcagctccaattatgaaaatatatcataaacaaattaatgagaAAAGAGATATACAAAGAAAACTGTAGTCTATCgatataaagaataataactGTAGctgtatttttttgaaaatttgaaaactaaaattaataatttctccagttccaattatgaaaatatgtcaTAAGCAAATTATTGAGAAAAGAGCTATACAAAGAAAACTGTAGTCTATTgacataaagaaaaataactgTAGCTgtagttttttgaaaatttatccgaaaactaaaattaataatttcttgagTTCCAATTATGAGAATATTTCATAAGTAAAAAGTTAAGAAAAGAGATACACAAAGAAAACTGTAGTCTTTtggtataaagaaaaataactgtaattgtagttttttgaaattttgtctgaaaactaaaattaataattacttcatTCCCAATTATGAAATAGTTCATAAGCAAATTATTGAGAAAAgagatataaaaagaaaacggTAGTCTGTtggtataaagaaaaataattgtagctgtagtgttttgaaaatttgtctgaaaactaaaattaataatttcttgagTTACAATTATGAGAATATttcataagtaaaatattaagaaaagagATATACAAAGAAAACTGTAGTCTGtcgatattcaaaataataactgtagattttttaaaaatttcagttctAAGAAcccaaaatttttttctcttgACATAAATTTGCAAGCAGAACGGCAtagtattgtatattaattatatattttgttgaataaaaaggcgaaacattaaaaataaattactatttccAGTACCTACGTTCCGTGGTCAGTTTCAAGAATGCGAACCACCCGCGGTTCAATTTTCTGTCCGTGTAAACCTGGTAAACAATACATTAACACTCTCAGCCTTCCATTGTGTTGGCTCGAATATTTGTTGACTTATGTCGGATGGGGGCGTGCGGTACACATTTCACGGACCCATCACGGTGGTCAGACAACAACAATGGTCGCATTGTTAACCGACCATTGATTTCTGGTTAAGAATCGTTGTAAAGACAATTTAATAAGCAGATAATAGGGCAGATGTTCCGGCCACCGTCTAGCGATGCTGTCGAATCattcagttaaccaaagtcAACACCAACCAGCAGTAAAACTGGCAGCAAAAATTTACACATATTCAAAGTGGCCTCTTCCACGGATTAACATGGTtaatgaagataatttttaaatggcaaCCAACGTgcatcttataaatattaatggcaGCTCCCGCTTTTTATCTTTAACAGgtcattaattaaaagcacATGAggcaaagaaaaataataacatattatttatttaaatttaaaagctgCAGCATTGCGAAGTAACATAACAGCgtgtaattgataaaaaatgagtGGCTCTCAACTAgattatatgtattaataagttatttaacatgtcGAACAAGCATAAATAGAGGGCGCCTTAGTTTAGGAATTTTAATACGGTGGAAAAATTATAGTTGTTCGgtgtaaaagaaataattgtttacaGTGGAAGAAGTACACGTATTATGTTAAAAGCCGCTGCTGTGGCAATTAACAATTGCCATGAGTTAGTTATGAACCGTACttgattattgttatttcGGGTACTGGTAATGCATTTGTGAGAACTGGctgaaaaaattacattggtgattatgatattttatgtagattaacatatttcataatttatttttaatgactttTAACGTATGCGTAATTTTCTGTTAGGTTGGGTAACActctaataattatgaaatggaGAAACCTCCATTGTACttccacaaaataaaaactattattttattattatctagtAAAACATagtatatattacaataaataaatataatattttctccaATGTCTTCTTACTTTTGGGCCTTTTGCTGTAACTCCTTTTTGGATGGGGCACACTTCCTTTCCTGCTCACCCTTGTCAGTGCACATAATCCTCGCCATGTGTTTCAAAGCCTTCTGAAGACGCTCCCCGAAAGCTCTAGCACTTGTTTCTGAGCTGCACGTGAAGGAACTGATCGCAACGTTAATGTTGGCCTCCCTCGGGTTGTAACAGCAACCGTAGCTAACAAAACATTTAcccaataaatcattaaattggtccttgattaatttttctcaCCCATCCTTCACAATAGGTCCATAGGCCATGAAGCCGTCGCATTTGGTGGCAACCTGACTGGTGGCCAGCCTCATGTGGGAGCTCCGCTTGTAGGACACATCGTTGAAGAGCTGAGGCACCGGAAGGTTTTTCTCTTCAGCTATTTTCTTTAGTCCCAACAAGTGTCTGTCCACTCCAAGTCCGTTCATGGCCTGAAACGGGAGTTAGAGAACCACCACTTCGTCTTACGACAGTGCTTACATCGACGGTGTAATCTTTGTGAGCCTTTATGGCTTTCTTGATGTACTTGATTAGCTGCTTTTCTGATAGGTTCTTATTCAACATGGCTTTGGCAAACTCCACCGATTCAACTGAGCAAGACCGTATGGTCTCGGTTCTTCCCCCCAAAAACTGGCGAGTCATTGCTGATTCGTAATGAGCTGCGGGAGTGTCATGCAGTCTAAAACAAGGAGTATCAAAatgttttacttaaatgaCTATGGAGGTACCCATAAAAGGCGTATTGCATTGCCATTTGGAAGTAACTATCGGGACTTTGCTTGAAACCCTTGATTTTAGCTTTGCCATAGTCGCTGAACGAGAAGCACTCCAAGTCCACAGATCTGACGGTTCTAAAATAGCATCCCTTTAGCATCATAACTGATAATTATGAACAGATTACTGATCGAGTGTCTCCCTGGCCCTATCGAAGTATACGCTCAGGTTGTCACCTTTAAACACCAACTTTTCGAGGCACCCATTTAGCTCTACGTCAGGCATACAAGGATTATCTTTGCTGAAACGcattgaaacaaattaagcCAACATGTTGTTATAAATTCCCAGTAATTACAtgaaattaactataaaatcaaCCATCGTAGCAATTGGTTGGCCTTCACTTGGTGAGTGTTCGTAAGTCAGCCCTGAGGTTCCATCTGTTCCTACAATGAACTAAAACGCAACTTTTACGGTTGGAAACTTAAAGGCAACTAATTTTTACTTGCACAGTTTTGTCAAACCACCTATTGGCCCCGTTAACTTTGCTTCCATCACCATGAAGACACTGCCTGGCTCCCAAAATCATGTCACAGCCGGAGTACAACATGCTATTGTCAATGCAGACAACAAACAGTGACTTTTCGATCGCCTCCAAAGAACATTTATTGTCCGGATGAGCTGCATtacagttattaataaatatcaataactttAATGTGTCTTCCTAATACCTTCACACAAGTAATCTCGAGCTTCTGCCCAATTATCTCTGTTATCAGCTGTTAACATTCCTATTGGGAGACCTGCAGTTTGTGATTGTCTAAATACGTCGAGGAGACAGCTCTTTAA
Coding sequences:
- the LOC109594121 gene encoding carnitine O-acetyltransferase, yielding MILSRFRISKNTCSLCRSIQSSPELAQLKTCSLPRLIVPPLEKTIEKYMKSVTPFLTEEEFCNTKKLIELFKVEAKNLQNHLELRAKSMDNWLEDWWLNTAYLDVRSPVVVLSSPGLVFPKRRFKGFDDRLKYIVGVIQGALVYKLKIDNAEIPTEKMGNIPLDMGQYSKFFGTCRIPQKKSDVLQFNPKSNHIVLIKNNHFFKLTVINSDKKVAGTDQLKSCLLDVFRQSQTAGLPIGMLTADNRDNWAEARDYLCEAHPDNKCSLEAIEKSLFVVCIDNSMLYSGCDMILGARQCLHGDGSKVNGANRWFDKTVQFIVGTDGTSGLTYEHSPSEGQPIATMVDFIVNFIKDNPCMPDVELNGCLEKLVFKGDNLSVYFDRARETLDQTVRSVDLECFSFSDYGKAKIKGFKQSPDSYFQMAMQYAFYGLHDTPAAHYESAMTRQFLGGRTETIRSCSVESVEFAKAMLNKNLSEKQLIKYIKKAIKAHKDYTVDAMNGLGVDRHLLGLKKIAEEKNLPVPQLFNDVSYKRSSHMRLATSQVATKCDGFMAYGPIVKDGYGCCYNPREANINVAISSFTCSSETSARAFGERLQKALKHMARIMCTDKGEQERKCAPSKKELQQKAQK